Proteins from a single region of Theobroma cacao cultivar B97-61/B2 chromosome 10, Criollo_cocoa_genome_V2, whole genome shotgun sequence:
- the LOC108663597 gene encoding uncharacterized protein LOC108663597, with amino-acid sequence MDFVTGLPRTSGGYDSIWVIVDRLTKSAHFLPVKTTYGATQYAQLYVDEIIRLHGIPVSIVSDKRAQFTSRFWQKLQEMKGLGISSRRSCLLKVSPMKGIMRFGKKGKLNPRYIGPFEILERVGAVAYRLALPLDLLNIHPMFHVLMLRKYNPDPSHVIWYETIQLNNDLTYEEQPVAILDRQVKKLCSKEIALVKVLWRNHTSEEVTWEAKEEMRTKYPHLFNM; translated from the exons ATGGACTTTGTAACAGGTTTACCTCGAACTAGTGGGGGTTATGATTCAATCTGGGTCATAGTAGATCGATTAACTAAATCAGCTCACTTCCTTCCGGTTAAAACTACATACGGGGCTACCCAGTATGCCCAGCTTTATGTAGACGAGATAATACGGCTGCATGGCATTCCTgtttctatagtatctgacaAAAGAGCACAATTCACCAGTAGGTTCTGGCAAAAGTTGCAGGAA ATGAAGGGACTTGGAATTTCAAGTAGGAGATCATGTCTTTTGAAGGTCTCACCAATGAAAGGAataatgaggtttggcaagaagGGAAAGTTGAACCCTCGATATATAGGACccttcgagatcttagaaagggttggagcAGTGGCATATCGTTTGGCATTACCGTTAGACCTTTTGAATATTCACCCTATGTTTCATGTGTTAATGCTTAGGAAGTACAACCCggatccatcacatgtaataTGGTATGAAACCATCCAACTGAACAATGATCTGACCTATGAGGAGCAACCGgtagctatccttgatagACAAGTCAAAAAGCTTTGTTCAAAAGAGATAGCCTTAGTGAAGGTGTTATGGCGAAACCACACCAGCGAAGAGGTAACATGGGAAGCGAAGGAGGAGATGCGGACAAAGTATCCACACCTCTTTAATATGTAG